Genomic DNA from Candidatus Sulfotelmatobacter sp.:
CACCGGGAATCGCTCGCGCTCCAGCCACAGATCCTGTTCGTAGCGCGCGGTCGAGTCCTGCGCCGATTGCACGTACGCGGCGAGCGGCGGGGCGAACGCGTCGAGATGGGCGAGCACCACCAGCCGGCCGTCGCGCGCGTGCAGATAGATCGCTCGTCCATAGCCGTTCCCCGCGGTCCGCAGGCGCTCGATCCACCCGTCGAGCGGGGCGCGCACCGGGCGGCCGACTCCGCCCCCGGTCGAGAGGTCGAGCCCGGCATGAAAGTGCCGCGGCCGTCGCTCGCCGAATCCGCCGGTCACGGTGAGCGGCGGCGCCAGCGGCGTGGCGGTGAACTTCGCGAACCACGAGCGCGGCGCCGGCCCCTCGGCTCGCGCCGGCGCGGCGATCAGGCCCGAAGCGACGATGCAGGCGGCGATCAGCGGATGCCTCGCAACTCGCAACAGATCGTGCGCGGCCCGATGCAACGCGCATGGAATCGTGTCCCACGCTCGCAACATCGCGCGCTCACGAGCCGGCAAGAGTGCGAGGGATCGCGTGATCTCGCGCGAATCGCGCACTGGCGTGCGATTGGCACTCGCATTGCTCACTGCCCACCCTCCGTGGCGGATCGCTGGAACTCGCCTCGCGCGTACCCCGGCGCAGCAGAATATCGAAATCTTCTCTTGGAGGTCCGGTCGTGATGAAGCTGATGAAGCTTTCTCTGGTCCTGCTCCCTGCGGCCCTGCTCGCGCTTTCGGGCTGCAACAGCAGCTCGGCCGTGAGTCCTGCGGCGGTGATCGACACCGCGCCGCCGGCGGCCCCCGCGGGCCTGGGCGTCGCGCTCGACGGCTCGGGCAAGCGTGTGCTCGACTGGTCGGCGAACAGCGAGGCCGATCTCGCCAGCTATCAGGTGTACCAGTCCACCACCAGCTCGAGCAACGGTTTCGTGCTGGTCGCGAGCGTGCCGGCCGGCAGCACCGACTGGACGCTGCCCGACGTGAGCGGCACCGTCAACGCCTGGTTCCAGGTGTCGGCGGTGGATCAATCGGGCAACCACAGCGCTCAGTCCAGCTCGCTCAACGTGACGCTGCTGCCGGCGGGCATGAGCGGCGAGGAACCGGTCGAGATCGGCAACGCCAAGCGTCACTGATTCGCGGCGAAACGAGGTGCTTCAAGGAAGGAGCACCACGCGCGACTGAGCGTGGAGGGATCCCGAAACCAGGCGCGCGAAATACAATCCGGCCGGGACGACGCGACCCGCGTGGTCCTGGCCGTTCCATTGGAGCGTCCCCTCGGTGCCGGACGGCAGCGGGAGCCGCGCGATGCGACGGCCGAGCACGTCGTATACGAACACGTCGCGCGCAACACCGGCCGGCTCCCCGGCGAGCTGCCAGTGCCAGCCGACCGGCAGGCGTGAAGGCTGCCGGTCGAGGTGGAGCTGGGCGACCGGGCCCACGATCGGCGGCTGCGTCGAGACCTGCACCACGTTCGAGCTGGCGCCGGCGTTGCCGGTCGAATCCACCGCCCGCACCGCCACGAACAGCGTGGTGTCGGGAGACAGGGCGACCAGGCGGTAGACGTCGTGGGCGCCGGCGGCGCCGGGTGCCGGGCCGTCGGCCCGCACGTAGCCCGGCTTGAACAGGCCGGCCTCGCCCGCGACCGGCGTCACGTTGATGTCGTAGCGCGCCGCGCGCCCGATCGCGCCGTCACCGCCCGGCGCGCTCCACGCGAGCCGCGCTCCGGTCGCACCCAGCGAATCCACCGAGAGATTCGCGATCGTTCCTGGCGGGGTGAGGTCGAGAACCGGGAGCGCGAGCGGCGCGACGCGACTCCCGGTGCGCGCGTAGTCACCGCGCGGCGTGGGCCAGGGAGCGCCGGGCGAAAAGCTGCCGGCGCCGGCGTCATAGATGTAGTAGAGCGAATCCGGCCCGGTGCCGGCCGCGACCTCGGTGCGGCCGTCGCCATCCAGATCGTCCAGCGACGCGCCGACTCCCGCGCCGCCCGGCTTCGGGAACGTGTGCATGATCCGGGCGCTGTCACTCAGAGCGATGAGCGCGGAATTCAGCATGGCGAGGACGCCGTGCGGCACTCCGGCCGCCAGTGGCCCCACCACCGGCGCCGACACCGGACCCCACAGCGCGCGCGGCCAGCCGCGCGCGCTGAGCGGCGCGCCGGTCGAATCGAACGCCGCCAGCTGATTCGGCGTGTTGAGCGGCAGCACGATCTCGTCGGCACCATCGCCGTCGAAGTCGGCGAGCGCGGGGTCGTCGACGACGGTGCCGCCGGTCGCGGCATCCCAGCGCAGCGAACCGTCGCCGCGGTACGCGTGCAGCCAGCCTCCGCCCGCCACCAGGATCGCCGCCGAGCTGCCGAAGCGCGCGATCACCGGAGAAACCGTCGGCACCGCAGAAGCCACCGTCACGGGCCAGCCGGGAGCTTCACTCCCGTCATGGCGCAGCGCGTGCACCTGTCCGTCGCGAGCCGCGACGATGATCTCTTCGCCCGGAACTCCATCCACGTCGGCGAGCGCCACCGCGCCGGCCACGCCAAAGGTGCTGGTCATCACCGGGAAGCCCGAAAGCAGCGTCCCGTCCGCGCTCCACGCCCAGACGTTGCCATCCCCCGAGGCGGCGGCGATTTCGAGCACGCCGTCACCGTCCAGATCTCCGATCGCGGGCCCGACGATGAACTGGCTGAAGTTGCTGGGCGCCGCAAACGGCCAGCCCGGCAGCACCTGGCCGGTGAGATCGAACCCGCACATCCGCGCGTTTCCGGTGCCGATGAACAGCCCCACGCCGTGCCCTCCGCCGAGGTCGGCAGCCGCCAGCTGCCGTCCGGGCGGACCGGGAAGCGCGACGTTGACGAGCGTGTCGCCGGTCACGGCGTCGGTTCCCAGCAGACGCCGGTTGGACGACACCCAGTAGAGGCGCGTGCCGCTCCGCTCGTGCACCACGACGCACGGACCGGATGAGGTCGAACCGGCCCGGTGGGCGTGCGAGACCGGCGGGTCGAGCAGCAGCCGCTCGAGATTCAGCCGCCCGCCGCCGTAGAGCGAGTCGCCCGGGTTGAGCGCGGTGATGTCGTCGGCCGTGTCCCAGAGCCGCAGCGCGAGGTTGATCGGGGACAGCGGGCGCTGCCCGAGCGAGCGGCGCCGCGATTCGAACAGCGCCACGCCGCCCGAGACCAGCGGTGCAGCGAACGAAGTGCCGTCTTCCTGGCCGTAGGTGGGCTGGCGCTCGCCGATGCTGTCGAGCGCCGCGTGGATCAGCGCGGTCGAAAGGATGCCCACCCCGGGCGCCGCCACGTCCACCTCGGGCCCGCGGTTCGAGAAGCGCGCCACCATGTCGCTCCCGTCAACCGCCGAGACCGAGACCACGTCCTCGCGCAATTGAATGTCGTGGACCTGGCCGTTGTTCCCGGCCGCGAACACGATGAACACGCCGGCGCGGGTCGCGGCGGTGACCGCGGCTTCGAGCGGCATCGTGCTGATGGTGGCGAAGGAACAATTGAGGACCCTGGCTCCCATGCGGCGCGCGTAGTCGATGGCTTCGGCGACGTAGCCCATGTCCACCTGGCCGCCGAGCGCCGCATTGGTGGACCAGCCCACGCGCAGCGGCATCAGCCGCACCTGCGGAACCGTGCCGGTGACACCGATCGTGTTGTTGCCGATCGCGCCGATCACGCCGGCCACCATGGTGCCGTGGCCGGCGTAGTCGTTGGGATCGTTGTCCTCGGTGTCGACGTCCTCCGCATTCGGGAACGGACCGCCGCTCGCCGCGTCCACGAAGTCCCAGCCGCCGAAGTCGTCGACGAAGCCGTTGCCGTCGTCGTCGACGCCGGGGAGCCCGCCCCGCTCCGCCCAGTTGGTCCACAGCTGACCGCGCAGGCCGGCGATCGTGCCGCCGAGATCGGGGTGATACGGAATGACGCCGGTGTCGAGGATCGCGACCACCAGCGAGGTGTCGCCGGGCCACACGTCCCAGGCTTCCGGCGCATGGATGTCGTGCCGGGAAGGCTGGTAGAACCAGGTCGAGACGCTGAACAGCGAGTCGTCGGGCATCAGCGAGACCGGCGTTACACCGATCGGCTCGGCCTTCTCGACCTCGGCGAGCGATGAGAAGCGCCCGAGCGCATCTTCGAGGTCGACTCCCGCGGGGAGCTGGACCCGGAAAAAGCCCTGCAGAATCTCGTCTTCCGCGCTCGGCACCGCGCCCGGCCGCGCTCCCGCGAACATGCGCGCGAACGTGACGCCGCCGAGGCTCGCGCCCACCGCGTCGATTCCGGCGAGGCCGAGCGAGGTGCGCGCGGCGCGGAAGTCCCGGGCGGCGCCGCCGCGCAGGGCGGCCCGTGTCGCGTCGGGGCGCAATTTCAGGGTGAGCGCGTCCGGGCGGTAGCCGCCGCCGGCCGGGACTGCCTGGCCCGCCGACAACACCGGCCGATCGAGGGCCGATGCGGGCGCCGCAAGCAGGATGAGGAGGAGCGTGAACCTTACGATCAAGACGGTGTTCCGGTTGGGAGCGCTGACCGTGCACGGGCGGAGAGCGGTCGCCGACGAGTTTAGCCCGCCGGGAAGGGCAGTGACCAGACGCGATTTGCCCGATTTCCGGGCCCGCGGAGGGATCCCGCGAGGCCCCTCCCTTGACTTGCCTTGCGGCCGGTGGGCAAACTCGATCCGCGAATTGCAGTCCGGTTTCGCGCCGCTCGCGCCCCTGATGCTCATGGAGGATCATGGAAAACACCGAAAAGGATCGCCTGCGGCAGATGCTGCTCGATCGCTCGATGCGCTTCGGTGAGTTCGTCTTGAGCTCGGGGGCCACATCGAGTTACTACATCGATGTACGCAAGACCAGCCTGCATCCCGAGGGACTGCGGCTGATCGCTCGCGCGTTCTGGGACGTGCTGTCGCATGACAACATCACCGCGGTCGGAGGATTGACGCTCGGCGCCGATCCGCTGGTGGCGGGCGTGATGCTGCACAGCGCCGAGGTCGGCAAGCCCATCGAGGGCTTCCTGGTGCGGCGCACATCCAAGGAGCACGGCCTCAAGTCGCAGGTCGAGGGCAACCTGGCCGGCCACAAGCGGGTGGCGATCCTCGACGACGTGATCACCAGCGGCGAAAGTTCGCTGATCGCGGCCGAAGCCGCCGAGTCGTACAAGGCCGAGGTGGTGCGCGTGCTGGCGGTGGTGGACCGTGGCCAGGGCGCGGCCCAGATCTTTCAACAGCGCGGAGTTCCTTTCACGGCCCTGTTCTCGATTGGCGAGCTTCTTCCGGCAGAGCGCGGCTAAACCCCTTCCGCGGCTTCCGGAAAGCCCGCAAGCCCGGCCCGCCCCCGGCCGATAACCCTGCCGGGCGTCCGTCGCGAAGGACGCCACGACTCAGGGACGAACCGATATGTTCGAACGACAGTTCGGCCTGCGCGAAAATCCTTTCGCCGCCGGCCATCAATCCAAGTACGTCTATCCGAGCCGCGAGCATCAGGAAGCGCTCGCGCACCTCCGCTTTGGCATCGAGAACCGGGAGCCCTTCGTTCTCATTACCGGCGAGGTCGGCACCGGCAAGACCACCGCGCTCTACGACGCCCTGAGCGAGTGGAAGTCGCGCGCGGTCGTCGCGCTGATCACCAACTCCGCGCTCACCCGCAGCGAGCTCTACGAAGAGATCTGCCTGCGCTTCGGCGTCCAGCTGGTGCCGCCCATCAGCAAGCCCATGCTGATGGGTCAGCTCGAGCGCCATTTGCTAGTAGTGCGCGGGCGCGGCGACTTCGGCATCCTGCTGGTGGACGAAGCGCAGAATCTCGACCGTGGCCTGCTCGAGGAAGTGCGACTGTTGTCGAACCTCGAGACCCAGGGCGAGAAGCTGCTGCAGATCTTCCTGGTCGGCCAGCCCGAGCTGGAGGAGAAGCTGATGCAGCCCGAGCTGCGACAGCTCCGCCAGCGGATCGGCGTCCACTACCGACTGCGACCGTTGAACCTCGACGATACGGAACGCTACATCCATCACCGCATCACGGTGGCGGGCGGCCACGCGCTCACCGTGTTCCCGCCGGAAGCCTGCGCGGAGGTGTTCCGCATGACGCACGGCATCCCGCGCGAGATCAACACCGTCGCCGCGCAGGCGCTGCTGAACGCGTTCGTCGAGGATTCGCCGAGCGTGCGGCCCGAGCACGTGCTGGCCGTCAAGCGCGACACCGAGTTCAAGAGTGTGCTCGACGGTCAGGTGGCGGTCGGCGCGCCGAGCACCGCGACCGCCCCGGCGATGGTGCCGCCTGCGACCGCCGCGCCGACGACGCCGCAGCCGGTCGCCGCGGCGCCGCCGCTTGCCGCGCCGCCGATCGTGGCGCAGGCGCCGCCCGCCCCGCCGATCGCGCCGCGGCCGGTGATGACGCCGCCCGCTCCGCAGCCGCCGCCGGCGCCCGAGCCGGCCATCGCGCAGGCCGAGCCGCCTGCGGCGCCGCCCGAGGATGGCGCGCCGCTGCCGCCCGTGGCGGTGCGCCCAGCCGGATCGGCCGAGACCTGGCAGTCGTGGATGGCGTCGCTGTCGCAGTTTCCCGAGGCCGGAGCGCCACCCGCCGAGGAAAACTTCCGCGAGATGTCGTGGGAGAACGCGCTCGCCGAAGAGCGCGCGACGAGCGCCGCGCAGCGGGCGGCAGCCGAGCCTCCGCCCATGGCGGAGCCCGAGGCCATCGTGGTTCCGGTGGGCGATTCGATCGACGAGCAGCCCGCGGCTCAGCCTCCCGAGCTTCCGAGCTTCGAGGATCTCGAGCCGCCGAAGATGTCCGCACCTCCGGCGGCGGCTCCTGCAGCGCGTCCTGCGCCCGCGCCCGAGCCGGTGGTCGAGCAGCCTCAGAAGTTCGAACTGGAATCGATCTCGATGGCCCCCGCTCCCGCCGAACCTGCTCCGGCACCGGCGCGCGGCGCGCCGCCAATGCCGCCGGCCGAGTCACGGCCGCCGAGGGCGGCGAGCGCGCCCGCGCGCACGCCGCCGCTCAAGCCGACTGCGGCACCGTATTCGCTGCCGCCGCGACTGCGCGAGCGGCTCGAAGCCGGGGATTCGGGCGAGAAGATTCGCGCCAGCCGCGCGACCGGCTGGCTGATCGGACTCGGAGCGCTGGCCGCGGTGGTGATCGCGGTGGTGCTCACGCTGCGCTTCAAGGCGCTGTCGAACGAGCCCGAGCCACGCAGCACTCCCGCGCGCGCGGCGAGCAGCTCGGCGAGGACCGTAACGCCGCCGAGTGCGCCAACCGGTGCTCCCGGCGCCGCGACTTCCGCTCCGACGAGCGAAAAGCCCGCGGCTCCGCCCTCGTCGCCGGCACCAGTCGCGGCTGCGACCGAGAAGCCGGGCGGCGCGAGCGCCGGCACCAGTGAGCCGTCGACTGCGAGCGAGAAGCCGGGTGGATCGGGAGCGGCGAAGGCCGCAGCTGTCGCCGCGGTGCCGGTTGGAGCATCGGTCGCGAGCGGCGCGAACGCTTCCGGTGGAGCGATGACTGGCTCCGGCGCCGCGACGCAGTCGGCCGCGCCCGCCGAGCCCGCGGTGCCGAAGACGCTCTACGGCGTCGCGGTTGGCACCTACATCAACGAGGCGAAAGCCAACACCGAGAAAGCGCGGCTTGCGACCGCGACCAGCCTGCCGGGGCGCGTGGTCGCGTCGAAGGCCGGCGACTTCACCGTGGTGCTGGGCGCGTTCGCGGTGAAGTCGAACGCCGAGAACCAGGCCGGCGAGCTGATCGACAAGAGCATGGTCGAGGAAGCGCGCGTCGTCAGCTTCGCCAATCCCGCCTACAAGCCCGCGTCGAAGTAGCCGAGCGCGGCTGCCGCGCGCGGCGAGCCCGCGAGTCGAGCGAATGTTCGTGGCGCAACTTGCCGCGCCACTTCCCCGCCGCTACCTTGTCCCGCCTCTCTAAGCGTCCCCATCGTCTAGAGGCCTAGGACATCGCCCTTTCACGGCGGTAACACGGGTTCGAATCCCGTTGGGGACGCCACCTTCCTCCATTGTGTTGCAGGCAGTTGCGGGCACTTCGAGGGCTCGTTGTCCCTCGATTGTCCCCGAACTGTCCCTCTTCTCCGCGCCGACGCCTCGCCGATGGCGACGACCCTGCGCGGTCGGGCGCTTGGGGCCGACGGGATACTGCTTCCTCCTTCTCAGAACGCGACAACCACAGTGCCTGATTCTGCTCGACTCGTTCTGGCCTGCTCTCACCTCACGACGACCACGCGCTGCCCAAGATCGACGCCCGGCGCTCGAAGTCGGGCGAAATACAATCCTGGTCGAAGCGCGGAGGCATCGACGTCTGACGAGTGGCGCCCGGCCGGCAGATCGCTGTCGACAATCCTGCGAACGACGCGTCCCTGAATATCGACGAGGCTTAACTCGACTCGGCCGCCACGCGGTAAAGCGTACTTGAGCAGCGCGTGGGATTGGACCGGGTTCGGGAGCGGGGGCGAGAGCGAACCGTTCGGACTGGCAGCCACCAGGGAGGATGCGATGCTGAACGCGGACGCGCCGACCGCGCTCCCGAGTAGACCGGCGTAGTTGCGCGCGACCACCTGCAGCCAAGCCGAGCGATCCGCTTCTGGACCGGCCACCTTCCAGTCATACGCACCCGTGTTGGCCGCGCCGGCTGCCAGCAGCGTCCACGGTCCGGTGGGCCCGGTGCGAGACAGGTAGACGTCGACACTCTGCACCGCGATCGCGTCACTTGCCGACCAGGTGAGTGTGCGAGTCGTGCCGATCGCGAGAACCTCGTCACCGGCAGGACCCAGCACCGTGACGTTCGGAGAGGTCGTCTCTGCCGGCAGCAATCGAACGATGCCGTTTCGAAGCCGACCCGCGATCGACGTGAATTCGCCACCCGCGAGGACTCCCTCGTCGTCCGCGCGGAGAGCGCGCACGGATCCGTCTGCGTTCGGGTTCCACGGCAGGAGAGCTCCAGTGGTTGCATCGAATGCAGCGGCGTTCGCGCGAGACGTCCCATCGATGCTGTTGAACTCACCTCCGACGTAGACGGCCGAACCTGCGGGTGCGATCGTCCACACGTCGAGCCCCACCACGTCAGGTACCCAGGTCGCGGGCGCTCCGGTGGCGAGATCGATCTGAGCCAGCATGCTGCGAGGCTGTCCGCCTACCGATTGGAATCTCCCGCCGAGCCACATCCGATTCGAATCGATCGACATCACATCGACCTCTCCACCGATCGAAGGATTCCAGGCGGTCGGCTGGCCCGTTCTCATGCTGAGCGCCGCGGCCCCCGAGCGAGGCTGGCCTCCGATCGTGGTGAACTGGCCGATGCAGTAGACGGTCGTGTCCCGGAAGAAGAATCCACGCACCAGATTGTCGGCATCCGGCGCCCAGCTCGTGGGCGCGCCGCTCCCGGCGTGGATCGCCCCGACGTATCGACGCGGCACGCCCCCCACCTCGGTGAACGCGCCGCCGACATAGACGGACGAGTCCTGGACAGCGACCGTCGACAGCTCTGTGTTCGGGAACGGTCTCCAGTCGGTCACGAGCCCCGTGGCGAGATCGAGGGATCCGACCTCGGGCCGCGAGGCGCCGCCCACCGTGTCGAACCAGCCGCCGACGTAGAGCTTGCCCCCGCCGATCGCCATCGTATAAACGGTCGGCTCGAGTCCGGTGGTGCGAGGATTCCAGTCGAGCACTTCGTTCGTGCGAAGGTCGATTGCGGCAAGGTTCTCGCAGGCCGGCGCGCGTCCCGGACCGAAGATCCCCGACGCGGCGAGACTGCTCGAGCTCGCGGCGAGCAGCGCGGGGATCGGTGCCGTGGCGCCGGGATCCCACGGCCGCAGCGCTCCGGTCCGCGCATCGAGAGCGGCGATCCCGCGGCGGCTTCCTCCGCCGATCGTCGTGAACGCGCCGGTGATGTACAGCGTTGAGTCCTGCACGACGAGGGAGTTCGGCACGTCGTCCGCTCCGGGGTTCCAACTCAGGACCTGACCGTTCCGTGCGTCCACCGCGGCGATGTGCGCCCGGGGTTGCCCGTCCACAATGGTGAACTCGCCGACGAGATAGAGCACCGTGTCCGCGACGGCGAGTGCATAGGTCCATCCGTTCACAATCGGAGTCCAGGGCAATCCCGCACCAGTGGCGAGATCGAACGCCGCAGGCCCCAAGCCGGAACTCACAAAGACCGCCGACGCGCCGACGGCGAATCCGCTCGGGCCGAAGCCAGTGGCGTATCGGTTCTGCCAGAGCACTTCCTGTCCCGAGGCGGAATCGATCGCGGTTGCTTGCCAGCCCCGCTCGGCACCGCTGGGCGGCGTTGGTATGGAGTAGCGCCCTTGTAAGTAGACCACTCCGCGGCGAGTGGCGATCCTCGTCACGCCGCCAACGGCAACCGGATTCCAGTCGAGCACGGCGCCACTCACCGGATCGATCGCGGCGAGACCGGGGCGCGGTTGGCCGCCCACGTGGGCGAAGCCACCGGCGACGTAAAGTCGCGTGCCGTCCCGGGCGAACGCGGTGATTGGTCCGTCGAACCCGGGATCCCACGAGTCGAGTGTCCCGTCGGCGCGCACGTGAGCGGCGTAAGGGCGCGCGAGGCCCGCCACCGTGTTCAGGGACCCTCCGATGAACCAGCCACCCTGCTCGTCGGACACCGCCGCCACGACCGACCCGGCGACCTCCGGCCAGTTCCGCTTCTGATCTCCAGTCACTGGATCGATCGCGACAAAGCCGCCCGATGCCGGGCCGACGGTGTGGAATTTCCCGCCGATGTACAGAGTGTCGCCCTGCCGAACCATCGACCACACCTGACCATCGGTCATCGGCAGGCGTGGATCGACTGTCTGGGCGGCGGTCACGGAAGCGAGAAACGGAACGACCGCGAAGACGAGCGCAGCGGTTCGCGTTCCGACGAAGCATCGTCGTGAAAGAGCGAGCAAGATCAGCACAGTCCGACGACGCTCGGCACGCATGGCGCAACCCCCCGCAGCCCGACTTCGAAGCAACAGCGATGGTGAAAGGGGGTACCTAGAAGCCTGCGGACCTCGCTCTGCTCGAGGAATGCGTCACGGGAAACCTGCGGAGCAACGAGAAGGCTATGCGCTCAATAGCGGCGAGTCAATCGCTGCGGTCCGCCGCCGACAGTTGTCCTTGAAGCTCCCCGCTCAAGTCGAGTGAAGGATTGGGCGGCAGCGGCGCCGGCATGAACGCACGATAGCCGGTCGATTGGGTCGCGTCGGGACTGAAGCTGACCCCGCCATGGTGCTCTCTTCCTAGTGCATGGCCCGAATCGGAGGCTGCGACCGACGGCCTCCGGGTGGGCCCGGGCAACCCGGGCCCCGGCCGATCGAGCCCTCGAGCGGCAGCACATCCCTCAGCTACTCCCCAAACTGCGAGAGAGATCCCCTCTCCCGTGAGTCTGGCCCCCTCACCCGGCCAGGGCGAGCCGCAACTCAGCCATCTCCTTCAGCCAGGGAGCCATCCGGTTCGAATTCTCGATGCTTGGGGACGCCAACGACCTGCGTGTCGCCGCGCATACACCTTCGGCGCATTGACCCCAGCTCCAACGCTTCGCATCATGGTGCTCGCCCTTCCTCGTGAGGCCCAACTGGCCTGAAGGCGTAACGGCCGAGCATTGATACATCCTCCGGGGAAAATCGAAGCTTGTTGAGAACCGAGGCCCGCCATGAAGCGCCTTCTCGCCCTCGTCGCGTTTCTCGTCGCCCTGCTGCCCGCCGCGGCACTCTCGCAGACTCCCGTCTACCTGACGCAGTGGGGCTCCCCCGGCACTGGCAGCGGGCAGTTCATGCTGCCCACGGGCTTGGCGACTGACGCCAGCGGCAATGTCTACGTCGCAGACATGCGCAACAATCGCATCCAGAAGTTCACCAGCAACGGCGGCTTTCTCGCGGAGTGGGGCGTTGGCGGCAGTGGAGGCGGGCAGTTCAATGAGGCTGCTGGTGTAGCAGTTGACGCGAGCGGAACCGTCTACGTCGCCGACAGGAGCAACAACCGCATCCAGAAGTTCACGGG
This window encodes:
- a CDS encoding T9SS type A sorting domain-containing protein, whose amino-acid sequence is MTDGQVWSMVRQGDTLYIGGKFHTVGPASGGFVAIDPVTGDQKRNWPEVAGSVVAAVSDEQGGWFIGGSLNTVAGLARPYAAHVRADGTLDSWDPGFDGPITAFARDGTRLYVAGGFAHVGGQPRPGLAAIDPVSGAVLDWNPVAVGGVTRIATRRGVVYLQGRYSIPTPPSGAERGWQATAIDSASGQEVLWQNRYATGFGPSGFAVGASAVFVSSGLGPAAFDLATGAGLPWTPIVNGWTYALAVADTVLYLVGEFTIVDGQPRAHIAAVDARNGQVLSWNPGADDVPNSLVVQDSTLYITGAFTTIGGGSRRGIAALDARTGALRPWDPGATAPIPALLAASSSSLAASGIFGPGRAPACENLAAIDLRTNEVLDWNPRTTGLEPTVYTMAIGGGKLYVGGWFDTVGGASRPEVGSLDLATGLVTDWRPFPNTELSTVAVQDSSVYVGGAFTEVGGVPRRYVGAIHAGSGAPTSWAPDADNLVRGFFFRDTTVYCIGQFTTIGGQPRSGAAALSMRTGQPTAWNPSIGGEVDVMSIDSNRMWLGGRFQSVGGQPRSMLAQIDLATGAPATWVPDVVGLDVWTIAPAGSAVYVGGEFNSIDGTSRANAAAFDATTGALLPWNPNADGSVRALRADDEGVLAGGEFTSIAGRLRNGIVRLLPAETTSPNVTVLGPAGDEVLAIGTTRTLTWSASDAIAVQSVDVYLSRTGPTGPWTLLAAGAANTGAYDWKVAGPEADRSAWLQVVARNYAGLLGSAVGASAFSIASSLVAASPNGSLSPPLPNPVQSHALLKYALPRGGRVELSLVDIQGRVVRRIVDSDLPAGRHSSDVDASALRPGLYFARLRAPGVDLGQRVVVVR
- the pyrE gene encoding orotate phosphoribosyltransferase — its product is MENTEKDRLRQMLLDRSMRFGEFVLSSGATSSYYIDVRKTSLHPEGLRLIARAFWDVLSHDNITAVGGLTLGADPLVAGVMLHSAEVGKPIEGFLVRRTSKEHGLKSQVEGNLAGHKRVAILDDVITSGESSLIAAEAAESYKAEVVRVLAVVDRGQGAAQIFQQRGVPFTALFSIGELLPAERG
- a CDS encoding AAA family ATPase — translated: MFERQFGLRENPFAAGHQSKYVYPSREHQEALAHLRFGIENREPFVLITGEVGTGKTTALYDALSEWKSRAVVALITNSALTRSELYEEICLRFGVQLVPPISKPMLMGQLERHLLVVRGRGDFGILLVDEAQNLDRGLLEEVRLLSNLETQGEKLLQIFLVGQPELEEKLMQPELRQLRQRIGVHYRLRPLNLDDTERYIHHRITVAGGHALTVFPPEACAEVFRMTHGIPREINTVAAQALLNAFVEDSPSVRPEHVLAVKRDTEFKSVLDGQVAVGAPSTATAPAMVPPATAAPTTPQPVAAAPPLAAPPIVAQAPPAPPIAPRPVMTPPAPQPPPAPEPAIAQAEPPAAPPEDGAPLPPVAVRPAGSAETWQSWMASLSQFPEAGAPPAEENFREMSWENALAEERATSAAQRAAAEPPPMAEPEAIVVPVGDSIDEQPAAQPPELPSFEDLEPPKMSAPPAAAPAARPAPAPEPVVEQPQKFELESISMAPAPAEPAPAPARGAPPMPPAESRPPRAASAPARTPPLKPTAAPYSLPPRLRERLEAGDSGEKIRASRATGWLIGLGALAAVVIAVVLTLRFKALSNEPEPRSTPARAASSSARTVTPPSAPTGAPGAATSAPTSEKPAAPPSSPAPVAAATEKPGGASAGTSEPSTASEKPGGSGAAKAAAVAAVPVGASVASGANASGGAMTGSGAATQSAAPAEPAVPKTLYGVAVGTYINEAKANTEKARLATATSLPGRVVASKAGDFTVVLGAFAVKSNAENQAGELIDKSMVEEARVVSFANPAYKPASK
- a CDS encoding S8 family serine peptidase, whose protein sequence is MIVRFTLLLILLAAPASALDRPVLSAGQAVPAGGGYRPDALTLKLRPDATRAALRGGAARDFRAARTSLGLAGIDAVGASLGGVTFARMFAGARPGAVPSAEDEILQGFFRVQLPAGVDLEDALGRFSSLAEVEKAEPIGVTPVSLMPDDSLFSVSTWFYQPSRHDIHAPEAWDVWPGDTSLVVAILDTGVIPYHPDLGGTIAGLRGQLWTNWAERGGLPGVDDDGNGFVDDFGGWDFVDAASGGPFPNAEDVDTEDNDPNDYAGHGTMVAGVIGAIGNNTIGVTGTVPQVRLMPLRVGWSTNAALGGQVDMGYVAEAIDYARRMGARVLNCSFATISTMPLEAAVTAATRAGVFIVFAAGNNGQVHDIQLREDVVSVSAVDGSDMVARFSNRGPEVDVAAPGVGILSTALIHAALDSIGERQPTYGQEDGTSFAAPLVSGGVALFESRRRSLGQRPLSPINLALRLWDTADDITALNPGDSLYGGGRLNLERLLLDPPVSHAHRAGSTSSGPCVVVHERSGTRLYWVSSNRRLLGTDAVTGDTLVNVALPGPPGRQLAAADLGGGHGVGLFIGTGNARMCGFDLTGQVLPGWPFAAPSNFSQFIVGPAIGDLDGDGVLEIAAASGDGNVWAWSADGTLLSGFPVMTSTFGVAGAVALADVDGVPGEEIIVAARDGQVHALRHDGSEAPGWPVTVASAVPTVSPVIARFGSSAAILVAGGGWLHAYRGDGSLRWDAATGGTVVDDPALADFDGDGADEIVLPLNTPNQLAAFDSTGAPLSARGWPRALWGPVSAPVVGPLAAGVPHGVLAMLNSALIALSDSARIMHTFPKPGGAGVGASLDDLDGDGRTEVAAGTGPDSLYYIYDAGAGSFSPGAPWPTPRGDYARTGSRVAPLALPVLDLTPPGTIANLSVDSLGATGARLAWSAPGGDGAIGRAARYDINVTPVAGEAGLFKPGYVRADGPAPGAAGAHDVYRLVALSPDTTLFVAVRAVDSTGNAGASSNVVQVSTQPPIVGPVAQLHLDRQPSRLPVGWHWQLAGEPAGVARDVFVYDVLGRRIARLPLPSGTEGTLQWNGQDHAGRVVPAGLYFARLVSGSLHAQSRVVLLP